From a single Adhaeribacter swui genomic region:
- a CDS encoding toxin-antitoxin system YwqK family antitoxin: MLLVWQSTSCSQRNYNVDAETAPTTSAKGGLFKKKLVEPVAAPVDTARPSLATTPVVDTTQQDVKKRKKQKKSKKLFLGYRIRKGYVKSGKGPNATIEKFSYLAQYVEPSMYAPAKYFYDTKSHRIKKARTIDPKRARVLHGPYKKMIGGKVVAEGYFYIGTRHLRWESYNKQGILTSKSHFEKGFPRDAIVNYYDGAQTKMKEVIPYVNNRIEGDYVMFHQNGLLAWEGQFEKGKRVGVWIEFYNFRNRKHYEYQYPETADDQPFEAFLLKEYDRNGNLIYEKGKLDKRPKM; this comes from the coding sequence ATGCTTCTGGTTTGGCAAAGTACCAGCTGTAGCCAGCGCAACTACAACGTAGATGCCGAAACTGCACCAACAACGTCGGCAAAAGGCGGATTATTTAAAAAAAAGTTAGTTGAACCGGTTGCTGCACCCGTAGATACAGCCCGGCCATCGCTGGCTACTACGCCCGTGGTGGATACCACGCAGCAAGACGTAAAAAAGCGGAAGAAGCAAAAAAAGAGCAAAAAGTTATTCCTGGGCTATCGCATCCGTAAAGGGTATGTGAAATCTGGTAAAGGCCCAAATGCCACCATCGAGAAGTTTTCATACCTCGCTCAGTATGTAGAGCCCAGTATGTACGCCCCCGCCAAATACTTTTACGATACGAAGAGCCACCGGATTAAAAAAGCACGTACCATCGACCCGAAACGTGCCCGGGTTTTGCATGGGCCTTACAAAAAAATGATTGGGGGCAAGGTAGTAGCCGAAGGGTATTTTTATATCGGAACCCGGCATTTACGTTGGGAGTCTTACAACAAACAAGGTATTTTAACCAGCAAGTCGCACTTCGAGAAAGGCTTTCCCCGGGATGCTATTGTAAATTACTACGATGGCGCCCAAACAAAAATGAAAGAAGTAATACCATACGTTAATAACCGCATAGAAGGAGATTACGTGATGTTTCATCAGAACGGTTTACTGGCTTGGGAAGGACAGTTTGAAAAAGGGAAAAGAGTGGGAGTATGGATTGAGTTTTACAATTTCCGGAACCGCAAGCATTACGAATACCAGTACCCGGAAACTGCCGATGATCAACCTTTCGAAGCTTTTCTGCTGAAAGAATACGACCGCAACGGCAATCTTATTTACGAAAAAGGCAAACTGGATAAGCGGCCAAAAATGTGA
- a CDS encoding TonB-dependent receptor, giving the protein MPKLILYILFFIAAVPALAQNTLTGKVIDQATQEPLIGATVYLPDLRRGAASNSTGDFQIRNLPQGRFLVQISYVGFVTTARSITINGDTKINFPLSSSATEINTVIITGVSASTEMRRNPVPTSVINSQQLNQRSASNIIDAIAHAPGISQISTGAAISKPVIRGLSANRVVTLNNGMRQEGQQWGDEHGIEIDEASVDRAEIVKGPGSIMYGSDAMAGVINFIAADPVEEGRIVSSLTSGYQTNNRLQTYSLFNAGNINGFNWQARLSSKQAGNYRNRYDGPVYNSGFNELNGSGYIGLNKSWGFSHLNFSSFNQEIGLVEGERDENGNFLKIWPESDSTTTELPVTPADLKGYHLDIPRQSINHRRIALQNNFILGASRLAVNVDYQQNLRKEYGNALDENEKSLFFDLQTVSYDAKYFLPEVNGWETTFGLSGMQQRNKNKGIEFLIPEYRLQDAGVFGFTKKTFGHLNISGGLRFDQRWLTADALYLNENEVPVPNSTDASFIKFMGFKTNFSNISGSLGGTYDFSEKVSVKLNAARGFRAPNISELASNGIHEGTIRYEVGNSNLNPETSLQVDAGINANTEHVTLGLSGFYNAVQHYIFAEKLTSAFGGDSLSGDPNDLAATFKYVQGNARLVGGEVSLDIHPHPLDWLHFENSFSLVRGTQANQPDSTKYLTFIPAPRLVSELRVNLKKFSSVFRNIFARLELEHNFRQNRFYRAYGTETATPAYTLLNGGLGADITNGKRTLATLYFTVSNLFDVAYQNHLSRLKYAAVNEATNRRGVYNIGRNFGLRLHIPVSFTIHHPK; this is encoded by the coding sequence ATGCCTAAATTAATACTGTACATCTTATTCTTTATTGCAGCCGTTCCAGCTCTGGCGCAAAATACTTTAACCGGAAAAGTGATAGACCAAGCTACTCAGGAACCTTTAATTGGAGCTACGGTTTACCTGCCCGACCTGCGAAGGGGAGCTGCCTCCAATTCCACCGGAGATTTTCAAATCCGGAATTTACCCCAAGGCCGGTTTCTGGTGCAAATTAGTTATGTAGGGTTCGTTACCACGGCCCGTTCTATTACCATTAACGGCGACACCAAAATAAACTTTCCGCTTTCTTCTTCCGCTACCGAAATAAATACCGTAATTATTACTGGTGTTTCGGCTTCCACGGAAATGCGCCGCAATCCGGTACCTACTTCGGTTATCAACAGCCAACAATTAAATCAGCGTTCGGCCAGTAACATTATTGATGCCATTGCCCATGCGCCGGGCATTTCTCAAATTTCTACCGGGGCTGCTATTTCTAAGCCGGTAATCCGGGGCTTGAGCGCGAACCGGGTTGTAACTTTAAACAATGGCATGCGGCAGGAAGGCCAGCAATGGGGCGATGAACACGGCATTGAAATTGACGAAGCTTCGGTGGATCGGGCCGAAATAGTAAAAGGCCCCGGCAGTATAATGTATGGCTCCGATGCCATGGCCGGCGTTATTAATTTTATTGCCGCCGACCCCGTAGAAGAAGGTAGAATAGTAAGTAGTTTGACTTCGGGATATCAAACCAACAACCGGTTACAAACTTATTCTCTTTTTAATGCGGGCAATATCAACGGTTTTAACTGGCAGGCGCGTTTAAGCAGCAAACAAGCCGGCAATTATCGGAACCGGTACGATGGCCCGGTTTATAATTCGGGTTTTAACGAGTTAAATGGCAGTGGCTATATTGGCTTAAACAAAAGCTGGGGCTTTTCGCATTTAAATTTTAGTTCTTTTAACCAGGAAATAGGTTTAGTAGAAGGAGAACGCGACGAAAATGGAAATTTTTTAAAAATTTGGCCTGAATCGGATTCAACTACCACAGAGCTACCAGTAACTCCCGCCGATTTAAAAGGTTATCACCTGGATATTCCCAGGCAAAGCATCAACCATCGGCGTATTGCCTTGCAAAACAACTTTATTCTGGGAGCTTCCAGGCTAGCCGTTAACGTAGATTATCAGCAAAACTTACGCAAAGAATACGGCAATGCGCTGGATGAGAATGAAAAATCGTTGTTTTTTGACTTACAAACGGTTAGTTACGATGCCAAATACTTTTTACCGGAAGTAAATGGTTGGGAAACTACTTTTGGCCTCAGCGGCATGCAGCAGCGCAACAAAAACAAAGGCATAGAATTTTTAATACCGGAATACCGCTTACAAGACGCTGGCGTATTTGGCTTTACTAAAAAAACCTTTGGCCATTTAAATATAAGCGGCGGTTTACGCTTCGACCAGCGTTGGCTTACCGCCGATGCACTTTATTTAAATGAAAACGAAGTTCCCGTACCTAATTCTACTGATGCTAGCTTTATTAAGTTTATGGGCTTTAAAACCAATTTTTCTAATATCTCCGGTAGTTTAGGTGGCACTTACGATTTTTCCGAAAAAGTTTCGGTAAAGTTAAACGCAGCCCGTGGTTTTCGAGCGCCTAATATCTCGGAGCTAGCTTCTAACGGCATTCACGAAGGCACCATCCGGTACGAAGTAGGTAATTCAAATTTAAACCCGGAAACCAGTTTGCAAGTAGATGCCGGCATTAACGCAAACACCGAACACGTAACACTGGGCTTAAGCGGGTTTTATAATGCCGTGCAGCACTACATATTTGCCGAAAAATTAACCAGCGCCTTTGGCGGCGATTCGCTGAGCGGCGATCCAAATGATTTAGCGGCTACTTTTAAATACGTACAAGGCAATGCCCGCTTAGTTGGCGGCGAAGTAAGTTTAGATATTCACCCGCACCCCTTGGATTGGCTACACTTCGAAAATTCTTTTTCGCTGGTGCGGGGCACACAAGCCAACCAACCCGATTCTACCAAATACCTGACTTTTATTCCGGCACCGCGGTTAGTATCCGAACTTCGGGTAAATTTAAAAAAGTTTAGCTCTGTATTTCGTAATATCTTTGCCCGGTTAGAGTTAGAACATAATTTCCGGCAAAATCGCTTTTATAGGGCATACGGCACCGAAACCGCTACCCCAGCTTATACGCTGCTGAACGGCGGCTTGGGCGCCGACATAACCAACGGGAAGCGAACTTTAGCTACGCTTTATTTTACAGTAAGTAATTTATTTGATGTGGCCTACCAAAACCATTTAAGCCGATTAAAATACGCCGCAGTAAACGAGGCTACCAACCGGCGGGGAGTTTATAACATAGGCCGCAACTTTGGCCTGCGTTTACATATACCCGTATCTTTCACCATCCATCACCCAAAATAA
- a CDS encoding DUF4286 family protein, protein MILYNVTINIDNSVAEDWLTWMKEVHIPEVMATTYFIKYQVCKMLTEYEDNGGTTYAVQYFARHMQDLEEYQRDFEADLQKKHHARYPNKYVTFHSILEVMD, encoded by the coding sequence ATGATTTTATATAATGTAACCATAAATATTGATAACAGTGTAGCTGAAGATTGGCTGACCTGGATGAAAGAAGTACATATTCCGGAAGTAATGGCCACTACCTATTTTATCAAGTATCAGGTTTGTAAAATGCTTACCGAGTACGAAGATAATGGCGGTACCACTTACGCGGTGCAGTACTTTGCGCGCCACATGCAAGACCTGGAAGAATACCAACGCGATTTTGAAGCTGATCTACAGAAAAAACACCACGCCCGGTACCCAAATAAATACGTTACCTTCCACTCTATTCTGGAAGTGATGGATTAA
- a CDS encoding GNAT family N-acetyltransferase encodes MNIAIRRGNLNDLPQVYALIQELAVYEKAPEEVTNTLSAMQEDGFGPNPVFEFMVAEVDNTIVGLCLYYMAYSTWKGRMLYLEDLVITETYRRYGIGKKLFYAFAQRALELKVQRLKWQVLEWNEPAIKFYRSLNANLDPEWINCNMTAEEIAAYVAANA; translated from the coding sequence ATGAATATCGCTATTCGCCGGGGCAATTTAAATGATTTGCCGCAGGTTTACGCTTTAATTCAGGAACTGGCCGTTTACGAAAAGGCTCCCGAAGAAGTAACTAACACCCTATCGGCTATGCAGGAAGATGGTTTTGGCCCCAATCCGGTTTTTGAATTTATGGTGGCCGAAGTTGATAATACCATTGTGGGGCTTTGCTTGTATTACATGGCCTATTCTACTTGGAAGGGCCGGATGTTATATCTGGAAGATTTAGTAATTACCGAAACCTACCGCCGGTACGGCATCGGCAAAAAGTTATTTTACGCTTTTGCCCAGCGCGCCTTAGAGCTTAAAGTGCAACGCTTAAAGTGGCAAGTACTGGAATGGAACGAACCCGCCATTAAATTTTACCGCAGTTTAAACGCCAACCTGGATCCGGAGTGGATAAACTGCAATATGACTGCCGAAGAGATTGCTGCTTACGTGGCTGCAAACGCTTGA